In Thermococcus stetteri, the following proteins share a genomic window:
- the rfbB gene encoding dTDP-glucose 4,6-dehydratase, translating to MKLLVTGGMGFIGSNFIRYILEKHPDWEVINLDKLGYGSNPDNLKDFKDDPRHTFVKGDISDFELVKELVKKVDAVVNFAAESHVDRSISSPEGFLRSNVIGTYALLEATRRENPKVRFVHISTDEVYGDILKGSFTENDRLMPSSPYSATKAASDALVLGWARTYNLNASITRCTNNYGPYQFPEKLIPKTIIRASMGLKIPIYGTGQNVRDWLYVEDHVRAIEAVLLKGEPREIYNISAGEEKTNIEVVKTILRIMEKDEGLIEFVEDRPGHDLRYSLDSWKITRDLKWRPKHSFEEGIKKTVEWYLENEWWWRPLVDEKVLHPTPWKLRW from the coding sequence ATGAAGCTTTTGGTAACCGGCGGAATGGGCTTCATAGGGAGCAACTTTATCCGCTACATCCTGGAAAAGCACCCCGACTGGGAAGTGATAAACCTCGACAAGCTCGGCTACGGCTCCAATCCTGATAACCTCAAGGATTTCAAGGACGATCCGCGCCACACATTTGTTAAAGGAGATATATCAGACTTCGAGCTAGTTAAGGAGCTCGTGAAGAAGGTTGACGCGGTTGTGAACTTTGCCGCTGAAAGCCACGTGGACAGGAGCATCTCAAGCCCTGAGGGCTTCCTTAGGAGCAACGTCATCGGGACATACGCCCTTCTGGAGGCGACCAGGAGAGAAAACCCCAAGGTCAGGTTTGTCCACATCAGCACGGATGAGGTCTATGGGGATATCCTCAAAGGATCCTTCACGGAAAACGACCGCCTCATGCCCTCTTCTCCATACTCGGCAACAAAGGCGGCGAGCGACGCACTCGTTCTGGGGTGGGCGAGAACCTACAACCTCAACGCCTCCATAACGAGGTGCACGAACAACTACGGCCCGTACCAGTTCCCAGAGAAGCTCATCCCAAAGACGATAATAAGGGCAAGCATGGGGCTTAAGATTCCAATCTATGGCACCGGTCAGAACGTGAGGGACTGGCTCTACGTCGAGGACCACGTGAGGGCAATTGAGGCCGTTCTGCTCAAAGGGGAGCCAAGGGAGATCTACAACATCTCCGCTGGCGAGGAAAAGACCAACATCGAGGTCGTTAAAACCATCCTCAGGATTATGGAGAAAGATGAAGGCCTTATCGAGTTCGTCGAGGACAGACCCGGCCACGACCTCCGCTATTCACTCGACTCCTGGAAGATAACGCGTGATCTCAAGTGGAGGCCGAAGCACAGCTTTGAGGAAGGAATCAAGAAAACAGTCGAGTGGTACCTTGAGAACGAATGGTGGTGGAGGCCATTAGTTGATGAAAAAGTTCTTCATCCAACGCCATGGAAATTGAGGTGGTAA
- the rfbC gene encoding dTDP-4-dehydrorhamnose 3,5-epimerase, whose protein sequence is MPFEFERLEIPDVTLIKPKVFEDERGFFMETYKKPDFEKAGIKGDFVQDNHSKSKYGVLRGLHFQREPYAQAKIVRCIRGVIYDVAVDLRKDSPTFGKYVGVILSEFNKYQLYIPRGFAHGFVVLSDVAEVAYKVDNVYAPDYEGGIIWNDPEIGIDWPVDEPLVSEKDKMWPTLKEAIKRGWVF, encoded by the coding sequence ATGCCTTTTGAGTTTGAAAGGCTGGAAATCCCTGATGTTACCTTGATAAAGCCCAAGGTGTTCGAAGATGAGAGGGGCTTCTTCATGGAGACCTACAAGAAGCCAGACTTTGAAAAGGCTGGGATAAAGGGAGATTTCGTGCAGGATAACCACTCAAAATCCAAATATGGCGTTCTTAGGGGTTTACACTTCCAGAGGGAGCCATATGCACAGGCAAAGATTGTTCGCTGTATAAGGGGAGTTATCTATGATGTTGCAGTGGATTTGAGAAAGGATTCACCAACCTTCGGGAAGTACGTTGGCGTCATTTTGTCGGAGTTCAACAAGTACCAGCTCTACATTCCAAGAGGCTTTGCCCACGGCTTCGTAGTTTTGAGCGACGTCGCCGAGGTTGCCTACAAGGTGGACAACGTCTATGCCCCTGACTATGAGGGCGGAATAATATGGAACGACCCGGAGATAGGCATAGACTGGCCGGTTGATGAGCCGCTTGTTTCAGAGAAGGATAAAATGTGGCCCACTCTTAAAGAGGCGATTAAAAGAGGGTGGGTGTTCTGA
- a CDS encoding DHHA1 domain-containing protein, with amino-acid sequence MNLSRAEALRLVELIDSNYIAMEREAVEEAVRVLLENEVKDLLEYGPWVRKAEAIREAIESAVSSVEEKNGFAFVEFESPFNIISKVARKLVWEMNHRGAVVINGNFHGKAQLYFRISSEEAERIDMAEVIARVKALGTNAGGKREVLGCVCERDKIEDVIAIIEEYLR; translated from the coding sequence GTGAACCTCTCGCGGGCGGAAGCCTTAAGGCTGGTTGAACTAATTGACTCCAACTACATCGCGATGGAGAGGGAAGCCGTTGAGGAAGCCGTTAGGGTTCTCCTCGAAAACGAGGTCAAGGACCTCCTTGAATACGGCCCGTGGGTCAGGAAGGCAGAAGCCATAAGAGAAGCGATAGAGAGCGCCGTTTCGAGCGTCGAGGAGAAGAACGGCTTTGCCTTCGTTGAGTTCGAAAGTCCGTTCAACATAATCTCCAAGGTCGCGAGGAAGCTCGTCTGGGAGATGAACCACAGGGGCGCGGTGGTCATCAACGGGAACTTCCACGGAAAGGCGCAGCTTTACTTCAGGATTTCCAGCGAGGAAGCGGAGAGGATAGACATGGCCGAGGTCATCGCCAGGGTTAAAGCCCTCGGCACCAACGCCGGCGGCAAGAGGGAAGTGCTCGGCTGCGTCTGTGAGAGGGATAAAATTGAGGATGTAATAGCGATCATTGAGGAATACCTGAGGTGA
- the cysC gene encoding adenylyl-sulfate kinase produces MTDLKNLERGFTIWLTGPSGAGKTTLAVKLARKLREMGYRVEILDGDTIRKTLYPELGFSKEAREMHNRVVIHMAKLLSRNGVIAIVSLISPYRAVREYARKEIGDFIEVYVYAPLEVRIQRDPKGLYAKALRGEIKGLTGYDGVYEEPENPEVKVDSSKMTPEEEVEAVIRKAREMGYLP; encoded by the coding sequence ATGACCGACCTCAAAAACCTCGAAAGGGGCTTCACAATCTGGCTCACCGGGCCCAGTGGGGCCGGGAAGACGACTCTGGCCGTTAAGCTCGCCAGGAAGCTCAGGGAGATGGGCTACCGAGTCGAGATACTCGATGGCGATACCATAAGGAAGACCCTCTATCCGGAACTCGGCTTTTCAAAGGAAGCGAGGGAGATGCACAACAGGGTTGTAATCCACATGGCCAAGCTCCTCAGCAGGAACGGCGTCATAGCGATAGTTTCGCTGATCTCGCCCTACAGAGCAGTCAGGGAGTACGCACGGAAAGAGATAGGAGACTTCATCGAGGTTTATGTTTACGCTCCCCTTGAGGTCAGAATCCAGCGCGACCCCAAGGGGCTCTACGCAAAGGCCCTCAGGGGTGAAATAAAAGGATTGACGGGCTACGACGGGGTCTACGAGGAGCCAGAGAACCCGGAAGTGAAAGTTGACTCCTCAAAGATGACGCCCGAGGAAGAGGTAGAGGCCGTGATCCGGAAGGCCCGCGAGATGGGCTACCTGCCTTGA
- a CDS encoding type II toxin-antitoxin system VapC family toxin, which translates to MIVIDTSVFIDALFEYDTKRTELAKKLFRLVQDRGITIAEPDIFKVELIGQLVRRMPREEAMRLYELIVEKIETVDTCKLREISFEIALKTGCRAIDSLYISVAHSRRGILISSDRFQVESARKYGIKAFYLPEELQEIERFLGERN; encoded by the coding sequence ATGATAGTAATTGACACCTCTGTGTTCATAGACGCACTGTTCGAATACGACACAAAGAGAACAGAGCTAGCCAAAAAGTTATTTCGGCTCGTCCAAGATAGGGGAATTACCATTGCCGAACCCGACATTTTCAAAGTAGAACTCATTGGGCAACTGGTTCGAAGGATGCCTCGTGAGGAGGCCATGAGATTATACGAACTAATTGTGGAAAAGATAGAAACTGTAGACACCTGCAAGCTCAGGGAGATCTCTTTTGAAATTGCCCTCAAAACCGGCTGTAGAGCAATAGATTCCCTTTACATAAGTGTTGCCCACTCCCGAAGAGGCATCCTAATTTCAAGCGACAGATTCCAGGTGGAGAGTGCTCGAAAGTACGGTATTAAGGCATTTTATCTTCCTGAAGAGCTCCAAGAAATAGAGAGGTTCCTTGGAGAGAGGAACTGA
- a CDS encoding antitoxin family protein, whose translation MEEIEVVYENGVFKPLKKVRFKEGTHAKVIVEVGIADIIENFSRKVEKDALKEFLEERR comes from the coding sequence ATGGAGGAGATTGAGGTCGTTTATGAGAACGGCGTCTTTAAGCCCTTAAAGAAGGTTCGATTCAAAGAGGGCACACATGCCAAAGTTATCGTTGAAGTAGGGATAGCCGATATCATCGAAAACTTCAGTAGAAAAGTGGAGAAGGATGCACTCAAGGAATTCCTGGAGGAACGGCGATGA
- a CDS encoding alkaline phosphatase family protein, with translation MAETKKVFVIGLDSAPPELLFNRFIDDMPHVKKLLERSVHGPMQTGIPAITIPMWMVMVTGKTPGELGLYGFRHRTGYSYTDYWIAHSRKVKEPTVWDYLGERSKKSVIVGVPPTYPPKPIKGHLVSCFITPDASVDYTYPKELKGEIERLVGEYIFDVPFRREAKDEVKEGIWEMTEKRFEVIRYLLQEKEWDYFHFVEIGLDRLHHAFWRYFDENHHLYPGKGNKYESVIPDYYRLLDREIGETLKLIDFDETAVFIVSDHGIKAMHGNFAVNQWLAEEGLLKVRNPEVLHDGKVKRFESLDVDWKETTAWGWGGYYSRVFLNVLGREKEGKVPLSKFDKVRDEVAEQIKAIRGPNGEKWDTKVFYPEEIYPVAKGSKPDIMVYFDNLNWRAAGTVGHPSNYLPENDTGPDDANHSEFGVFSMYLPGFDESKATQLTIYDFTPTILRLFGIEEPLKEMHGRSIL, from the coding sequence ATGGCCGAGACCAAGAAGGTTTTCGTCATAGGCCTCGATTCCGCTCCACCGGAACTCCTGTTCAACCGCTTCATCGACGACATGCCCCATGTTAAGAAGCTCCTTGAAAGGTCCGTCCATGGCCCGATGCAGACCGGGATTCCGGCAATAACCATCCCGATGTGGATGGTTATGGTAACGGGAAAGACCCCGGGCGAGCTCGGACTCTATGGCTTCAGGCATAGAACCGGCTACAGCTACACCGACTACTGGATAGCCCACAGCAGGAAGGTGAAGGAGCCAACTGTGTGGGACTACCTCGGGGAGAGGAGCAAGAAGTCGGTGATAGTAGGCGTCCCGCCGACCTACCCGCCGAAGCCGATCAAAGGCCACCTCGTCAGCTGCTTCATAACCCCCGATGCCAGCGTGGACTACACATACCCGAAGGAGCTGAAGGGAGAAATCGAGCGCCTGGTCGGCGAGTACATCTTCGACGTCCCCTTCAGGAGAGAGGCCAAAGACGAGGTCAAGGAAGGCATCTGGGAGATGACGGAGAAGAGGTTCGAGGTGATAAGGTACCTCCTCCAGGAGAAGGAGTGGGACTACTTCCACTTCGTTGAGATAGGCCTGGACAGGCTCCACCACGCATTCTGGCGCTACTTTGATGAAAACCACCACCTCTACCCCGGAAAAGGCAACAAGTACGAGAGCGTCATTCCGGACTACTACAGGCTCCTCGACAGGGAAATCGGAGAGACCCTCAAACTCATCGATTTTGACGAGACGGCCGTCTTCATAGTTTCCGACCACGGCATAAAGGCGATGCACGGCAACTTCGCGGTCAACCAGTGGCTGGCTGAGGAGGGCCTTCTGAAGGTCAGGAACCCGGAGGTTCTGCACGATGGAAAAGTCAAGCGCTTCGAGAGCCTCGACGTCGACTGGAAGGAAACCACCGCCTGGGGCTGGGGCGGCTACTACTCCCGCGTCTTCCTGAACGTCCTCGGCAGGGAGAAAGAAGGGAAGGTACCTCTCTCGAAGTTCGACAAAGTAAGGGACGAGGTGGCGGAGCAGATAAAGGCAATCCGCGGGCCGAACGGCGAGAAGTGGGACACAAAAGTATTCTACCCGGAGGAGATATACCCCGTGGCAAAGGGCAGCAAGCCAGACATAATGGTCTACTTCGACAACCTCAACTGGCGCGCGGCAGGAACCGTCGGCCACCCGAGCAATTATCTACCGGAAAACGACACAGGGCCGGATGACGCCAACCACTCCGAGTTCGGAGTGTTCTCCATGTACCTGCCGGGCTTCGACGAGAGCAAGGCAACGCAGCTGACAATCTACGACTTCACTCCGACGATACTGCGGCTCTTCGGGATAGAGGAACCTCTGAAAGAGATGCACGGGAGGAGCATCCTCTGA
- a CDS encoding glycosyltransferase family 2 protein has translation MRPEVSVIIPTYKRYELLKRAIDSVLTQTFDDFEVLVVDGARSKSIRELVRSFEDRRLRYIPQTGTGIANARNLGVLKARGNFIAFLDDDDRWREDKLELQIKAFNELPKDYGLVYTAFTYYYLDRNKIIGVKRPKASGDVYRHLLKDNITGTSTIMVRRECFKRAGLFREDFVTCEDWDMWLRMAKICRFGAIDEPLVDYTIHSGQFSFAKYLTGRYRMIEAHGDIRHNPKVLSYHLLQIGILKLFSGDKSGAKDLLRAFGLNPTMRGNISEILSSIFDVRTKIYIFKFLGRL, from the coding sequence TTGAGGCCTGAAGTCTCGGTTATTATACCAACCTACAAGAGGTATGAACTTCTAAAACGGGCCATCGACAGTGTTCTAACCCAGACTTTCGACGATTTTGAAGTTCTTGTTGTTGATGGCGCCAGAAGTAAATCAATAAGAGAACTCGTGCGTTCCTTTGAGGATAGAAGACTCAGATACATCCCTCAGACTGGAACGGGCATAGCCAACGCCCGTAACCTTGGTGTTCTAAAGGCCAGGGGAAACTTCATAGCTTTCCTTGACGATGACGACCGCTGGAGGGAGGATAAGCTTGAGCTCCAGATCAAAGCATTCAATGAGCTCCCCAAGGATTACGGGCTTGTATATACGGCTTTTACTTACTATTACCTTGACCGGAATAAAATCATAGGGGTAAAACGTCCGAAGGCGAGTGGGGATGTGTACAGGCACCTTCTAAAAGACAATATAACTGGAACATCAACGATAATGGTAAGAAGGGAATGCTTCAAGAGGGCAGGATTATTCAGAGAAGACTTCGTAACCTGCGAGGACTGGGACATGTGGCTGAGGATGGCCAAGATATGCCGCTTTGGGGCCATAGACGAGCCGCTGGTTGATTACACAATTCATTCCGGCCAGTTTTCCTTCGCAAAGTATCTCACCGGTAGGTACAGGATGATAGAGGCCCACGGAGACATAAGGCATAATCCCAAGGTCTTGAGTTATCATCTCCTTCAGATAGGTATCCTAAAGCTTTTCAGCGGTGATAAGAGTGGGGCAAAAGACCTGTTGAGAGCTTTTGGACTAAATCCTACAATGAGGGGCAATATATCTGAAATTCTTTCCTCAATCTTTGACGTGAGGACGAAGATTTACATATTTAAGTTTTTGGGAAGGTTATAA
- a CDS encoding DHH family phosphoesterase, which yields MPLIIHHWDTDGITSAALLIRALNLEEFTNMTAPIGEFRFDERIRAAVKNAERLYVLDFNVPHEVEKVKVPTLFVDHHTQPKINNPLVEQVKPLPQGRVLPLELARPLGALRDMERLERPWSRRRHRREGI from the coding sequence ATGCCCCTTATCATCCACCACTGGGACACGGACGGGATAACATCCGCGGCACTTCTGATCAGAGCGCTGAACCTTGAGGAATTCACAAACATGACGGCACCTATTGGGGAGTTCCGCTTCGACGAGAGGATCCGGGCAGCGGTAAAAAATGCGGAAAGGCTCTACGTCCTCGACTTCAACGTTCCCCACGAGGTCGAGAAGGTCAAAGTCCCGACGCTCTTCGTGGATCACCACACCCAGCCGAAGATCAACAACCCGCTGGTCGAGCAGGTAAAACCCCTCCCTCAAGGGAGAGTACTACCCCTCGAACTCGCTCGTCCTCTCGGAGCACTTCGGGATATGGAACGCTTGGAGCGCCCTTGGAGTCGTCGGCGACATCGGCGAGAAGGCATTTGA
- a CDS encoding glucose-1-phosphate thymidylyltransferase, protein MKALILSGGHGTRLRPLTYSQQKQLIPVANKPVLFYAIEDVIEAGIHDIGIIVGPNAEQVKETVLSREWDANIEFIYQGYPKGLAHAILVAREFLGEENFVMYLGDNILREGIVEHKKHFEESDFDASILLQEVPNPQQFGVAELSEDGKTIKRLIEKPKVPPSNLALVGIYFFKPIIHEAVKHIKPSWRNELEITDAIQWLIDHGYKVGWTKVQNWWKDTGKPEDILDANRLILDDIKTDIRIHTNARIHGRVVIGEGSEIDESTVIKGPVVIGKNVRIMNSYIGPYTSIGDNVVIENTEIEDSVILEGCEIRNAGRIVESLIGRGVKIINGTSHPFGRKLVIGDNSRLIL, encoded by the coding sequence ATGAAGGCACTCATTTTGTCGGGCGGCCACGGAACGAGATTGAGGCCATTGACTTATTCCCAGCAGAAGCAGCTTATTCCCGTGGCAAACAAGCCCGTTTTGTTTTACGCTATTGAAGACGTCATCGAGGCGGGGATTCACGATATTGGAATCATAGTTGGGCCCAACGCGGAGCAGGTTAAAGAGACTGTCCTAAGCAGGGAATGGGACGCGAACATTGAGTTCATCTATCAAGGCTATCCTAAGGGCTTAGCCCACGCAATCCTCGTTGCGAGAGAGTTCTTAGGTGAGGAGAACTTCGTCATGTACCTCGGCGACAACATCCTCCGCGAGGGAATAGTGGAGCACAAAAAGCACTTCGAGGAGAGCGACTTTGATGCGAGCATACTCCTACAAGAGGTCCCCAATCCACAGCAGTTCGGAGTTGCAGAGCTGAGCGAGGACGGCAAGACAATTAAACGCCTTATTGAAAAGCCCAAAGTCCCTCCGAGCAATTTAGCATTGGTCGGCATATATTTCTTCAAGCCGATTATCCACGAGGCCGTAAAGCACATAAAGCCCTCATGGAGGAACGAGCTTGAGATTACCGATGCCATACAGTGGCTCATCGACCACGGTTACAAAGTCGGGTGGACGAAGGTCCAGAACTGGTGGAAGGACACTGGAAAGCCGGAGGACATACTGGACGCCAACAGGCTCATCCTGGACGATATTAAGACCGACATCCGGATACACACCAACGCGCGTATCCACGGGAGGGTTGTCATCGGCGAGGGAAGTGAGATAGACGAGAGCACGGTCATAAAGGGCCCTGTGGTCATCGGGAAGAACGTCAGGATAATGAACTCCTACATCGGTCCCTACACGAGCATCGGCGACAACGTCGTCATTGAAAACACCGAGATCGAGGATTCCGTTATTTTGGAGGGCTGTGAGATAAGGAACGCCGGCAGGATAGTTGAGAGCCTCATTGGAAGAGGGGTGAAGATAATAAACGGTACCTCCCATCCGTTCGGCAGAAAGCTGGTCATCGGCGACAACTCAAGGCTTATACTGTGA
- a CDS encoding type II toxin-antitoxin system VapC family toxin, which yields MGHLTAFVDTNVIIEHLGGNIDLLDLRERFDVLYSNTMVFSEALMVYIRALTGKRPYTLKHNPNIIRNLREELLDFSRLFELFLDLEINRTVETLAVEYMIKYGLLPNDALILATCKFYDVKYLISFDSDFANACENEGISLLSDPEEINRIGDVP from the coding sequence ATGGGCCATCTGACGGCCTTCGTGGACACCAACGTAATAATTGAGCACCTGGGAGGCAATATTGACCTCCTCGACTTAAGGGAGAGGTTTGACGTCCTGTATTCTAACACCATGGTGTTCAGTGAGGCGCTTATGGTTTACATAAGGGCATTAACTGGCAAACGCCCGTATACACTCAAACACAACCCTAATATTATCAGGAACCTGAGGGAGGAGCTCCTGGACTTCTCAAGGCTTTTTGAACTTTTCCTTGATCTGGAAATAAACAGGACTGTTGAAACCCTTGCCGTTGAGTACATGATAAAATACGGCCTGCTGCCGAATGATGCACTCATTCTCGCAACCTGTAAGTTTTACGACGTCAAATATCTAATTTCGTTTGACAGCGATTTTGCCAATGCCTGTGAGAATGAAGGGATATCTCTTCTCAGTGATCCAGAGGAGATAAATAGGATTGGTGATGTCCCGTGA
- a CDS encoding sulfite exporter TauE/SafE family protein, with product MLKWGRALELTFIALGLLVGFLVGLTGVGGGALMTPSLIFLGVEPLVAVGTDLLYATVTKIFGVLFHQRRGKVRYDIALRLLVGSLPAVALGGVVLRFVERDAINESLTLLLGLILVLSAVLSLLKGELNIPIRPRWTYVYLLGFIVGLTVQFTSVGAGVIVSFALMNVARVNPREVVGVSITYGLGLSVLSFLNYASLGNVDYSLAALLIAGTLPGVYLGTHVNSRVEKEKLKKLINVVILIIGVLVLFGG from the coding sequence ATGCTCAAATGGGGGAGGGCATTGGAGCTGACCTTCATCGCACTCGGCCTTTTGGTTGGCTTCCTCGTCGGTCTCACCGGGGTCGGCGGCGGCGCTTTGATGACGCCCTCCCTGATATTTCTGGGCGTGGAGCCCCTCGTCGCCGTTGGCACGGACCTGCTCTACGCAACGGTGACGAAGATTTTTGGTGTTCTCTTCCACCAGAGGAGGGGGAAGGTGAGGTACGACATCGCACTGAGGCTCCTCGTGGGCAGTTTACCCGCGGTAGCACTCGGGGGAGTCGTCCTCAGGTTCGTGGAAAGAGATGCCATCAACGAGAGCCTCACCCTTCTCCTGGGGCTGATACTGGTACTGAGTGCAGTGCTCAGTCTCCTCAAGGGAGAACTTAACATTCCGATAAGGCCGAGATGGACCTACGTGTACCTCCTCGGCTTCATAGTGGGGCTGACCGTTCAGTTCACTTCGGTTGGTGCGGGGGTTATAGTCAGCTTCGCCCTCATGAACGTTGCCAGGGTTAACCCAAGGGAGGTCGTGGGAGTTTCGATAACCTATGGGCTTGGATTATCGGTGCTCAGCTTCCTGAACTACGCCAGCCTTGGAAACGTTGACTACTCCCTGGCCGCTCTCCTCATAGCCGGCACCCTACCGGGGGTCTACCTGGGCACTCACGTCAACAGCAGGGTCGAAAAGGAGAAGCTGAAGAAGCTGATTAACGTGGTAATTCTAATCATTGGAGTTCTTGTGCTCTTTGGAGGTTAA
- a CDS encoding IspD/TarI family cytidylyltransferase: MTTLILLAGGIGRRANLGLPKQYYRIEEKMVIEYTLENVSKVNEIDKIVLVSNHQFMDTALELKESFPKIEKITIGGKTRNESIYNGFKEVASEETKVIVHDAVRPFTPRWIFERIIALLDERDVVTTVNPITGNLIELDGEKVKRIHDRSRYVMGEAPTGYRYVALKKTLEDASSRGLLNEIPHDILLAMDAGFDVYVLPCNCFNLKITFREDVEIARILIRALEERS; this comes from the coding sequence ATGACAACGCTCATTCTTCTTGCCGGTGGAATCGGAAGAAGGGCCAATCTTGGCCTTCCAAAGCAATACTACAGAATCGAAGAAAAGATGGTGATAGAATACACGCTGGAGAACGTTTCAAAAGTCAATGAAATAGACAAAATAGTCCTGGTATCCAACCATCAGTTTATGGACACAGCCTTAGAGCTGAAAGAGAGCTTCCCAAAGATAGAGAAAATCACAATTGGGGGAAAGACCAGAAACGAATCAATATACAACGGCTTCAAGGAAGTTGCATCCGAGGAAACCAAGGTTATAGTTCATGATGCCGTAAGACCATTTACCCCAAGGTGGATTTTCGAGAGGATAATTGCCCTTCTGGACGAGAGGGATGTGGTGACAACTGTGAACCCAATAACGGGGAACTTAATAGAGCTCGACGGTGAGAAGGTAAAAAGGATTCACGACCGCTCTAGGTACGTAATGGGAGAGGCTCCAACGGGGTACCGTTACGTAGCCCTGAAAAAAACACTTGAGGATGCATCTTCTAGAGGTCTGTTGAACGAGATCCCACACGATATTCTACTGGCAATGGACGCTGGGTTTGATGTGTACGTGCTTCCATGCAACTGCTTCAACCTGAAGATAACTTTTAGAGAAGACGTTGAGATTGCAAGAATCTTGATAAGGGCACTGGAGGAACGAAGTTGA
- a CDS encoding CDP-glycerol glycerophosphotransferase family protein → MNRVTKQLIASRLLSLANILPKDESRIVFYSTPDVSDNALVLFKYISDRTNEYELVWLLHNPNSPVRNILKEKYPEVKILPLYSLSGLKELLQAEFVITTDVLPITPHMGQRVIQLWHGLPGKKTGYEHPLGVRDLYLYMDRWTTDFVTTSELVVGAFVRQFMINPRKFRILGQPRNDALFDHLKDAKEVLSSILGWDVETYDHVVLYAPTYRYTSYLKDFQASVNVVESLFQKSFLDFLRRENVLLVIKPHKLVAEAVKSKIKGNSNVALLTDEPLQSHLFNINDIMGAFDIMITDYSSIFEDYILLERPIVFYLPDREALEQKSGFLLPYEFFAPGKKPETVENLKKALIEYMNDPQMDAEWRETVKNLLYEVGQDNKSSERVYKHLIKGVYG, encoded by the coding sequence ATGAACAGGGTAACAAAACAGCTGATAGCTTCAAGGCTTCTCTCACTGGCCAATATCCTGCCCAAAGATGAAAGCAGAATTGTCTTCTACTCCACTCCAGACGTGTCAGATAACGCACTGGTACTTTTCAAATACATTTCAGACAGAACAAATGAGTATGAGCTGGTCTGGCTTCTCCACAATCCGAACTCTCCAGTAAGGAATATACTCAAAGAAAAATACCCCGAGGTGAAAATTCTTCCCCTCTACTCTCTCTCAGGATTAAAAGAGCTTCTACAGGCCGAATTTGTTATTACCACGGATGTCCTCCCGATAACCCCGCACATGGGGCAGAGAGTGATACAGCTCTGGCATGGTCTCCCGGGCAAAAAGACCGGCTATGAGCATCCACTTGGAGTTAGAGACCTCTATCTTTACATGGATCGCTGGACAACAGATTTTGTGACAACTTCAGAGCTTGTAGTAGGGGCTTTCGTGAGGCAATTTATGATAAACCCGAGGAAGTTCAGAATCCTTGGACAGCCCAGAAATGATGCCCTCTTTGACCATTTGAAAGATGCAAAGGAGGTTCTTTCTTCAATCTTGGGGTGGGACGTAGAGACCTACGACCATGTCGTTCTGTACGCACCAACATACAGGTACACCAGCTATCTAAAGGACTTTCAGGCGAGCGTTAATGTCGTTGAGAGCCTCTTTCAAAAAAGTTTTCTCGACTTCCTCAGGAGAGAAAATGTTTTGCTCGTCATAAAGCCCCATAAACTGGTAGCTGAGGCAGTAAAATCCAAGATAAAAGGAAATTCAAACGTCGCGCTGCTCACTGATGAACCTTTACAGTCGCATCTATTCAATATAAACGACATTATGGGAGCGTTTGATATTATGATAACTGACTACTCGAGCATTTTCGAGGATTACATCCTTTTGGAAAGGCCGATAGTGTTTTATCTACCAGACAGGGAAGCCCTAGAGCAAAAAAGCGGTTTTCTTCTACCCTATGAGTTCTTTGCTCCTGGAAAGAAGCCTGAAACTGTAGAAAACCTCAAAAAAGCCCTGATTGAATACATGAACGATCCCCAGATGGACGCAGAGTGGAGGGAAACAGTCAAAAACCTTCTTTACGAAGTGGGACAGGACAATAAATCCTCGGAGAGAGTTTACAAGCACCTGATAAAGGGGGTCTACGGATGA